A window from Triticum aestivum cultivar Chinese Spring chromosome 6D, IWGSC CS RefSeq v2.1, whole genome shotgun sequence encodes these proteins:
- the LOC123143452 gene encoding defensin-like protein CAL1, producing the protein MLLSGRMAASALLLLVLLVATEMGTPTRKVAEARDCLSKSHKFKGACLSSSNCASICRTENFPGGECKLDSFARKCFCKRVC; encoded by the exons ATGTTGCTCTCTGGTCGCATGGCCGCATCCGCCCTCCTcctgctcgtcctcctcgtcgccacag AGATGGGGACGCCGACGAGGAAGGTGGCGGAGGCGCGGGACTGCCTGTCCAAGAGCCACAAGTTCAAGGGCGCGTGCCTCAGCAGCAGCAACTGCGCCAGCATCTGCCGCACCGAGAACTTCCCCGGCGGCGAGTGCAAGCTCGACTCCTTCGCGCGCAAGTGCTTCTGCAAGAGGGTCTGCTAG
- the LOC123141024 gene encoding xylanase inhibitor protein 1-like: MAPLAPGRPPACLLTLLSVVAALSLAAPGLAAGKTGQVTVFWGRNKAEGSLREACDSGMYTMVTISFLDVFGANGKYHLDLSGHDLSAVGADIKHCQSKGVPVSLSIGGYGARYSLPSNRSALDLFDHLWDSYFGGSKPGVPRPLGDAWLDGVDLFLEHGTPADRYDVLALELAKHNIRGGPGKPLHLTATVRCGYPPAAHVGRALATGIFERVHVRIYEESDKACNQYGAWEEAWDRWTAAYPATRFFIGLTADDKSYQWIHPKNVYYGITPVVQKKENYGGVMLWDRYFDKQSDYSSYIKYYA, translated from the coding sequence ATGGCGCCGCTCGCACCCGGGAGGCCACCAGCCTGCCTCCTAACCCTTCTCTCCGTCGTCGCGGCCCTATCCCTGGCCGCGCCGGGCCTGGCGGCGGGGAAGACCGGCCAGGTGACGGTGTTCTGGGGACGGAACAAGGCCGAGGGGTCCCTGCGCGAGGCCTGCGACTCCGGCATGTACACCATGGTCACCATCTCTTTCCTCGACGTCTTCGGCGCCAACGGAAAGTACCACCTTGACCTCTCCGGCCACGACCTCTCCGCCGTCGGCGCCGACATCAAGCACTGCCAGTCCAAGGGCGTCCCCGTCTCCCTCTCCATCGGCGGCTACGGCGCCCGCTACTCGCTCCCGTCCAACCGCTCCGCGCTCGACCTCTTCGACCACCTCTGGGACTCCTACTTCGGCGGGTCCAAGCCGGGCGTGCCCCGCCCCTTGGGCGACGCGTGGCTCGACGGCGTCGACCTCTTCCTGGAGCACGGCACGCCGGCGGACCGCTACGACGTGCTGGCGCTGGAGCTGGCGAAGCACAACATCCGCGGCGGCCCGGGGAAGCCGCTGCACCTGACGGCGACGGTCCGGTGCGGGTACCCGCCGGCGGCGCACGTGGGGCGAGCGCTGGCGACGGGGATCTTCGAGCGCGTCCACGTGAGGATCTACGAGGAGAGCGACAAGGCGTGCAACCAGTACGGGGCGTGGGAGGAGGCGTGGGACAGGTGGACGGCGGCGTACCCGGCCACCCGGTTCTTCATCGGGCTCACGGCGGACGACAAGTCGTACCAGTGGATACACCCCAAGAACGTCTACTACGGCATCAcgccggtggtgcagaagaaggaGAACTATGGCGGGGTCATGCTCTGGGACCGATACTTCGACAAGCAGAGCGACTACAGTAGCTACATCAAGTACTACGCCTGA
- the LOC123141025 gene encoding beta-1,4-mannosyl-glycoprotein 4-beta-N-acetylglucosaminyltransferase-like, giving the protein MAGSSDYRPFNLAARVVGKRRRLILPAKLKSAIPAIALVLSAVTIVGVITQHHRITYFLRPLWDTPPKPFTVIPHYYAPNTSMAELCALHGWRARASPRRVFDAVLFNNELDILEIRYRELLPYVHKLVILEANATFTGIPKPLSFAENLERFAFARSKIVYDRLPIATPGSPGRREEPFDVEAGHRRALNALLRRSGVAGGDVVIMADADEIPSPETVQLLRWCEGVPPVMHLQLENYVYSFEFPVDRGSWRATAHVFSERTAYQHSRQSDLMLADAGWHCSFCFREIAEFAFKMKAYSHADRVRRQSFLDPARIQRVVCAGDDLFDMLPEEYTFRDLLKKMGPIPRSASAMHLPSYLIKNAHRFSFLLPGGCLRSG; this is encoded by the coding sequence atggccgGAAGCTCGGATTATCGGCCTTTTAACCTGGCAGCAAGAGTCGTAGGAAAGAGACGACGACTCATACTACCTGCCAAGTTGAAGTCAGCGATACCCGCCATTGCTCTGGTTCTGTCGGCCGTGACCATTGTTGGTGTCATAACCCAGCACCACCGGATCACCTACTTCCTGCGCCCACTGTGGGACACGCCGCCCAAGCCATTCACCGTCATCCCGCACTACTACGCCCCCAACACCTCCATGGCGGAGCTGTGCGCGCTCCACGGCTGGCGCGCCCGCGCCTCCCCTCGCCGCGTCTTCGACGCCGTCCTCTTCAACAACGAGCTCGACATCCTGGAGATCCGCTACCGCGAGCTGCTCCCCTACGTCCACAAGCTGGTCATCCTGGAGGCCAACGCCACCTTCACCGGCATCCCCAAGCCGCTCTCCTTCGCCGAGAACCTGGAGCGCTTCGCGTTTGCGAGGTCCAAGATCGTCTACGACAGGCTCCCCATCGCCACACCGGGGTCACCAGGTCGGCGGGAAGAGCCGTTCGACGTGGAGGCCGGGCACCGGCGCGCGCTGAACGCGCTGCTGCGGCGGTCGGGCGTCGCGGGCGGGGACGTGGTGATCATGGCGGACGCGGACGAGATCCCGAGCCCGGAGACGGTGCAGCTGCTGCGGTGGTGCGAGGGGGTGCCGCCGGTGATGCACCTGCAGCTGGAGAACTACGTCTACTCCTTCGAGTTCCCCGTGGACCGCGGCAGCTGGAGGGCGACGGCGCACGTCTTCAGCGAGCGCACGGCGTACCAGCACTCCCGGCAGAGCGACCTAATGCTGGCGGACGCCGGGTGGCACTGCAGCTTCTGCTTCAGGGAGATCGCGGAGTTCGCGTTCAAGATGAAGGCGTACAGCCACGCGGACCGGGTGAGGCGGCAGAGCTTCCTGGACCCGGCGAGGATCCAGCGGGTCGTCTGCGCCGGCGACGACCTGTTCGACATGCTCCCGGAGGAGTACACCTTCAGGGATCTCTTGAAGAAGATGGGGCCAATACCCAGGTCGGCGTCGGCCATGCATCTGCCTTCCTATTTGATCAAGAACGCACACAGGTTCAGCTTCTTGCTTCCTGGTGGATGCTTGAGATCAGGTTAA